A genome region from Engraulis encrasicolus isolate BLACKSEA-1 chromosome 6, IST_EnEncr_1.0, whole genome shotgun sequence includes the following:
- the LOC134450733 gene encoding uncharacterized protein LOC134450733, with amino-acid sequence MPRRNKKSQAAKRRYVPLDLHAEGHRLPKTQKSFANVVKPVERPQSTDDVESRQRFSEAPLSAEVLQTSETVALPTQPASLSLCDTSISPDITDFSIFPILHNNKASKSTLHSRSNKHSDSVNKSVLSNKLNQGHLTSITQPLNNPQTAMQVTDNYVKALHSSFIQSVDLADNRVLTGSFHQGDARFGDAAERQCGPTSLVAALKCKIKNVLTWDCADVNDVVVHGTSLYNCLKNANKIKDINQRRSYLSVTELPNNHHVWNTEFSIRYGESFTGAIDLDNDNGLSDLIMPLDVALQRTLLDNDAAVVTIRTSTFAVVKQGSWFAFFDSHGRKVNKQGRLASSVSFFSSINSLYSYVVELGRSFKLSLPDDDNEVLFEVTGVDVMTIPHDDVANDIEGVANCSYECSTANFTSIPSEVFKNETKSTRAEQEVIDIHIDADDVMIANISDRSGSIKNAGLNVKTQYENTSKRKYDAMSVPDKVGLPVFVTEAELDVIVLPIDDDDVMITNISSIPEKPHEDLDVKPQYENTNKRKSAAVMAPDGVFITSVTNEQRSFTPLTRQDQDTLCTLLELPKTMCNPIPSRIVQVSDIGSPCKMRNIKPDGNCFYRSLAFSICGDEERHLKIRRAAVKHLQHNSLHFERYLRDQYTSVGDYVEQSRIFYSGSWATEIDIFAAASFLQCEIMTYNNDRWNSHDFSKSLSNRPIGIHGRIYLVNQSGNHFDAVLCVKNKRNRMCAGMCCQREERTRPQRKRKLNQSERDAERKRQRYQNDNSYRKTKLAKDQEKYHKDEGMKQKKRQHSRDNFLKKYQTNPEFRERVFLSCQKRNKTIQTSKAAYFQRKYKNDTTFRNVRRQYSKVTYHTNQTFQNAVRNYSHVKYQTNKKFNTAVRNYSHVKYQTNKKFNTAVRDYSRHKYNANLIFQKKIKQYNKTKYQENEKIRLSKINTRINKYKNSKQKQRDIDCAIDSFRKNVSRGPEHVCSCCHRLLFRRQVIECKPQNYANKRPEVAKMAKRCITTQYLHVCDCDCQTECYLAESPATKLWICHTCHQKILSGTLPQESVTNNLELHEIPPELKCLNSLEQHLIAKNICFMKLLCLPRGRQRGCHGPCVCVPINSQTVTNVLPRDESDDKMIRIKLKRKISYKNFYEFQFVHTERVRNALRYLIKNNFWYDDVILNDQWLNSLDGADHENDETDDKDNVENSDDEEHDNEEKEEELTYIKDQSGLVSDTSLQPIDIGSEIVDQHFQDILSMAPAEGNSPVSLLSDKTNESKCFPVLYPLGGPTFHSERESKITLSRYLNTRLLNADGRFARNTDFLFYAQYISEVNQVQNSISIALRKGSQKDVSPETLLNSDSLKTLLHNNEGYKFLRGIRGTPPYWMSVQKDLFAMIRQLSIPTFFASFPFCRFKMAGFSVKSAKGRGKGSKCCRS; translated from the exons ATGCCTCGTCGCAATAAAAAGTCTCAAGCTGCGAAAAGGCGCTATGTTCCATTGGACTTGCATGCAGAAGGGCACCGACTGCCAAAGACCCAGAAGTCTTTTGCCAATGTTGTG AAACCTGTTGAGAGACCACAGTCCACAGATGATGTTGAAAGCAGACAGCGGTTTTCAGAGGCCCCGCTGTCTGCTGAAGTTTTGCAGACCTCTGAAACGGTGGCGCTGCCGACTCAGCCTGCATCTTTGTCCCTCTGTGACACCTCTATCTCACCTGACATAACTGATTTTTCTATCTTTCCTATCCTTCACAACAACAAAGCAAGCAAAAGCACTTTGCATTCTCGTTCAAACAAACACAGTGATTCTGTCAACAAGTCTGTGCTCTCAAACAAACTCAATCAAGGTCATTTGACTTCAATTACTCAACCTCTAAACAATCCTCAAACAGCTATGCAAGTTACTGACAACTATGTGAAAGCTCTACATTCTTCCTTTATTCAGTCTGTTGACCTTGCAGATAATCGTGTCCTAACAGGATCCTTTCATCAAGGTGATGCTCGTTTTGGCGATGCAGCTGAAAGACAATGTGGACCAACCAGCCTGGTTGCAGCTTTGAAATGTAAAATTAAGAATGTGTTGACCTGGGATTGTGCTGATGTAAATGATGTTGTTGTACATGGAACTTCACTGTATAACTGTCTGAAAAATGCCAACAAAATTAAAGATATAAATCAACGTCGTTCCTATCTGTCTGTGACTGAATTGCCTAATAATCACCATGTGTGGAATACAGAGTTTTCAATAAGATATGGTGAATCTTTTACTGGTGCTATTGACCTTGACAATGATAATGGTTTGTCTGACTTGATCATGCCACTTGATGTAGCTTTGCAACGGACTCTACTGGAcaatgatgcagctgtggtaaCCATTCGTACTAGTACATTCGCTGTTGTAAAGCAAGGGTCATGGTTTGCATTTTTCGACTCTCATGGAAGAAAGGTAAACAAGCAAGGACGGCTGGCAAGTTCTGTTTCGTTTTTTAGTTCTATAAACAGCCTTTACAGCTATGTAGTTGAACTAGGACGATCATTCAAACTTTCACTACCAGATGATGACAATGAAGTTCTCTTTGAAGTGACTGGTGTTGATGTTATGACGATTCCACATGACGACGTAGCCAATGACATTGAGGGTGTTGCAAACTGTTCATATGAATGTAGCACAGCTAACTTCACTTCCATTCCTAGTGaggtttttaaaaatgaaacaaaatctaCAAGGGCAGAACAAGAAGTGATTGATATACACATTGATGCTGACGATGTTATGATTGCAAATATATCTGACAGATCTGGGTCAATCAAAAATGCAGGCCTAAATGTTAAAACCCAGTATGAGAACACAAGCAAGCGAAAGTATGATGCAATGAGTGTCCctgacaaagtaggcctacctgtattcgTGACAGAGGCAGAACTAGATGTGATTGTTTTAccaattgatgatgatgatgttatgATTACAAATATATCTAGCATACCAGAAAAGCCACATGAGGATTTAGATGTTAAACCTCAGTATGagaacacaaacaaacgcaaGTCTGCAGCAGTGATGGCCCCTGATGGAGTATTCATAACTAGCGTGACCAATGAACAAAGATCGTTTACCCCTTTAACTAGGCAAGATCAGGACACTTTATGTACGCTTTTGGAATTACCTAAAACTATGTGCAATCCCATACCATCCAGAATTGTTCAGGTCAGTGATATTGGGTCTCCGTGTAAAATGAGAAATATTAAACCAGACGGTAATTGCTTCTATCGTAGCCTTGCATTCAGCATTTGTGGGGATGAGGAAAGACATTTGAAAATCAGAAGGGCTGCTGTGAAACACCTACAACACAACAGTTTACACTTTGAAAGGTATTTGAGAGATCAGTACACTTCTGTTGGAGATTATGTGGAACAATCTAGAATTTTTTATTCAGGTTCGTGGGCTACAGAAATTGACATCTTTGCTGCCGCCAGCTTCTTACAATGTGAAATAATGACCTACAATAATGACAGATGGAATTCTCATGATTTTTCAAAGTCATtgtcaaataggcctataggcataCATGGTCGCATCTATTTGGTAAACCAGTCAGGAAACCATTTTGATGCTGTGTTGTGCGTGAAAAACAAGCGAAACAGAATGTGTGCTGGAATGTGTTGTCAGCGTGAGGAGCGCACTCGGCCGCAGCGAAAGCGAAAGTTGAACCAATcagaaagagatgcagagagaaagcGGCAGCGTTATCAAAATGATAACAGCTACAGAAAAACAAAACTTGCAAAAGATCAGGAAAAGTACCACAAAGACGAAGGTATGAAACAGAAAAAACGTCAACATTCTCGTGACAACTTTTTAAAGAAATATCAGACAAACCCAGAGTTTCGTGAGCGTGTATTTCTCAGCTGTCAAAAGAGAAACAAAACCATTCAGACTTCAAAAGCAGCATATTTtcaaagaaaatacaaaaatgaCACAACATTTAGAAATGTTAGACGTCAGTACTCAAAAGTTACATATCACACGAACCAAACATTTCAAAATGCTGTGAGAAATTATAGTCATGTTAAGTATCAGACCAATAAAAAGTTTAACACTGCTGTGCGAAATTATAGCCACGTTAAGTATCAGACCAATAAAAAGTTTAACACTGCTGTTCGTGATTACAGTAGGCACAAATACAACGCAAACCTAATTTTCCAAAAGAAAATTAAACAATACAACAAAACAAAGTACcaggaaaatgaaaaaatacGCTTATCTAAAATCAACACACGTATCAATAAATACAAAAATTCAAAGCAAAAACAAAGAGACATTGATTGTGCAATTGATTCTTTTCGAAAGAATGTAAGCCGTGGACCGGAGCATGTTTGCTCTTGTTGTCACAGATTGCTTTTTAGAAGGCAAGTCATTGAATGTAAACCCCAAAACTATGCAAACAAACGACCTGAAGTTGCTAAGATGGCTAAAAGATGCATAACAACACAATATTTGCAtgtttgtgactgtgactgtCAGACTGAATGTTACTTGGCTGAAAGCCCTGCTACAAAATTGTGGATCTGTCACACTTGTCATCAGAAGATACTTTCAGGCACACTTCCACAAGAAAGCGTTACCAACAACTTGGAATTACATGAAATTCCTCCAGAGTTGAAATGTTTGAATTCTTTAGAACAGCATCTAATAGCCAAAAACATATGCTTTATGAAGTTGCTGTGTTTACCAAGAGGGCGTCAACGAGGTTGTCATGGACCCTGTGTTTGTGTTCCTATAAATTCTCAAACCGTGACAAACGTTCTACCAAGAGATGAAAGTGATGACAAGATGATCAgaataaaattaaaaagaaaaataagctACAAAAATTTTTATGAATTCCAATTTGTACACACAGAAAGAGTCAGAAATGCGTTGAGATATTTAATAAAGAACAACTTTTGGTATGATGATGTCATTTTGAATGATCAGTGGTTGAACTCGTTGGATGGTGCTGACCACGAAAACGATGAAACAGATGATAAAGACAATGTCGAAAACAGTGATGATGAGGAGCATGACAatgaggaaaaagaggaagaattgACCTACATTAAAGATCAGTCGGGACTAGTTTCAGACACATCATTACAACCGATTGACATTGGATCTGAAATAGTTGATCAGCATTTTCAAGACATACTAAGTATGGCACCTGCTGAAGGCAACAGTCCAGTTAGTTTACTATCTGATAAAACCAATGAAAGCAAGTGTTTTCCTGTCTTGTATCCTCTAGGCGGGCCTACGTTTCATTCTGAAAGAGAATCGAAAATAACTCTTTCAAGGTACTTGAATACACGTTTACTGAATGCTGATGGACGGTTTGCACGGAACACTGATTTTCTTTTTTACGCTCAATACATTTCAGAAGTAAATCAAGTGCAAAATAGCATTTCAATTGCATTACGCAAAGGCTCGCAGAAAGACGTGTCACCAGAGACCTTGCTGAACTCTGACTCACTCAAAACATTGTTGCATAACAATGAGGGTTACAAATTTTTGCGTGGCATTCGTGGAACACCCCCATATTGGATGTCTGTGCAGAAAGATTTATTTGCGATGATAAGACAGCTGTCTATACCAACATTTTTTGCGTCATTTCCGTTCTGCAGATTTAAGATGGCCGGATTTTCTGTCAAGTCTGCAAAGGGCAGAGGGAAAGGAAGCAAATGTTGCAGATCTTGA